A stretch of DNA from Dehalobacter sp.:
ACATTGTCGATACCCATGACTGCGTCGGCAATGATAATTGTACAAACAGCCGAAAGTAAAGTATCCTGACATTTTACTTTGTCGTGGTCTTTCTGTTTGGACAACAGTTTAAAGGCGATAAATATTAGAAGGATGCCTCCGCCTAGCATCAGACCTTTGATTTGAAGAAGCCATACAATGGCAATTGTAGCCAGGATCCTGATAATGACAGCCCCCCCGGTTCCCAAAAAGATCGCTTTATTTTGAAGGTTTTTGGGTAAATTGCGACAGGCAAGCCCAATGACAATCGCATTGTCTCCGGCTAGAACAAGGTC
This window harbors:
- a CDS encoding TerC family protein, with the protein product MIDLVLAGDNAIVIGLACRNLPKNLQNKAIFLGTGGAVIIRILATIAIVWLLQIKGLMLGGGILLIFIAFKLLSKQKDHDKVKCQDTLLSAVCTIIIADAVMGIDNVLAIAGASHGSYIMVVLGLMISIPIMVFGSKLIIKLMDRFPFIISLGAAIIAFTAGKMITSEPLLANFVSDPVLKYSLITLVTAGVLLIGQWKKQKNCSAK